The following proteins are co-located in the Paenibacillus sp. FSL H8-0079 genome:
- a CDS encoding peroxiredoxin, with protein MAERLVGRPAPDFAMETVSGDGQDFGSVKLSDYRGKWLVFFFYPLDFTFVCPTEITALSVASEQFKALDTEILGVSVDSVHSHKAWINTPVDSNGLGQLNFPLASDITKQVAKDYGVLIEEEGVALRGLFIIDPEGELKYQVVNHNDVGRSVEETLRVLQALQSGGLCAMNWKPGDTNL; from the coding sequence ATGGCAGAACGTTTGGTAGGTAGACCAGCACCGGATTTCGCAATGGAAACAGTATCGGGAGACGGACAAGACTTTGGTTCCGTTAAACTGTCCGATTATCGTGGCAAATGGCTCGTATTCTTCTTTTATCCTTTGGACTTCACATTTGTGTGCCCAACTGAAATTACAGCTTTGAGCGTTGCTTCCGAGCAATTCAAAGCTTTGGATACTGAAATCCTTGGCGTGAGCGTAGACTCCGTGCACAGCCACAAAGCATGGATCAATACACCTGTAGACAGCAATGGTCTCGGTCAATTGAACTTCCCATTGGCTTCCGACATCACGAAGCAAGTGGCTAAAGATTACGGCGTTCTGATCGAAGAAGAAGGCGTAGCATTGCGCGGTCTGTTCATCATCGATCCAGAAGGCGAACTGAAATATCAAGTGGTTAACCACAACGATGTAGGCCGTAGTGTTGAAGAAACACTTCGCGTACTGCAAGCACTGCAATCCGGCGGATTGTGTGCAATGAACTGGAAACCAGGCGACACTAACCTGTAA
- a CDS encoding aldo/keto reductase, producing the protein MQYSYLGKSGLKVSRICLGTMNFGPATDEKEAFRIMDAALDAGVNFFDTANIYGWGENSGLTEEIIGRWFNQGGGRREKVVLATKVYGSMHDDTDGPNNEAGLSAYKIRRHLEGSLRRLQTDHIELYQMHHVDPAISWDELWGSFENAVHQGKIGYVGSSNFAAWQIAIAQSEAKNRHFLGLVSEQHKYSLNCRLPELEVLPAAKELGLGVIPWSPLDGGLLGRNALQKLEGTRSGGIAGRIEQQQTQLEDFAALCRDLGEPQDTVALAWVAANPAVTAPIIGPRTLEQFETALKCLDVTLDEAVLKRLDEIFPGPGGHAPNAYAW; encoded by the coding sequence ATGCAATATTCGTATTTGGGTAAATCAGGCCTTAAGGTCAGCCGAATCTGTCTTGGTACCATGAATTTCGGGCCTGCTACAGATGAGAAAGAAGCTTTCCGCATTATGGACGCAGCACTCGATGCAGGCGTGAACTTTTTTGATACCGCTAACATCTACGGTTGGGGTGAGAATTCCGGACTTACCGAAGAAATTATCGGACGCTGGTTCAATCAGGGCGGTGGCAGACGTGAAAAAGTAGTGCTGGCCACCAAAGTCTATGGCTCCATGCATGATGATACAGACGGACCCAACAACGAAGCCGGACTATCCGCCTATAAAATCAGACGTCATCTGGAGGGTTCCCTCCGCCGCTTGCAGACGGATCATATCGAACTGTACCAGATGCACCATGTGGACCCTGCCATATCGTGGGACGAGCTGTGGGGTTCGTTCGAGAATGCCGTTCATCAGGGAAAAATCGGTTATGTAGGGTCTAGTAACTTTGCTGCATGGCAGATTGCAATCGCTCAAAGTGAAGCCAAGAATCGCCATTTCCTCGGCCTGGTTTCCGAACAACATAAATATAGCCTCAACTGTCGTTTACCTGAACTGGAAGTATTGCCCGCCGCCAAAGAACTGGGTCTCGGCGTCATCCCATGGAGTCCACTGGATGGTGGATTATTGGGACGTAATGCGCTTCAAAAACTGGAAGGAACACGCAGTGGAGGTATCGCTGGACGGATCGAGCAGCAGCAAACTCAGCTTGAAGACTTCGCAGCACTCTGTCGTGATCTCGGTGAACCACAGGATACGGTAGCCTTGGCCTGGGTTGCAGCCAATCCGGCAGTGACTGCCCCGATTATCGGACCGCGTACACTGGAGCAGTTTGAAACTGCACTCAAATGTCTGGATGTGACTTTGGATGAAGCCGTGCTCAAACGTCTGGATGAGATTTTCCCGGGTCCAGGTGGACATGCACCTAATGCTTACGCGTGGTAA
- a CDS encoding 2-isopropylmalate synthase, which yields MRKIYVFDTTLRDGEQSPGVNLNTREKVEIAHQLERLGIDRMEAGFPAASPGDLAAVNAVANAVKNVTVIGLSRSREQDIDAVKEALKGAQDPCIHVFLATSPIHRQHKLRMDKTQVLDTARSAIRYAKKTFSKIEFSLEDAGRTEYDFLVEMVNMAVEEGAAVVNIPDTVGYLSPYEYGNIFKHLKENVYGIEKVQLSAHCHNDLGMATANTLAAILNGADQIEGTINGIGERAGNTAIEEIAMALETRQEFFQAKTSLQLSEIARTSRLVSRLTGMVVPGNKAIVGANAFAHESGIHQDGMLKEKTTYEIMTPESIGLKESKLVLGKHSGRHAFRERLIDLGYELEEEALNRAFAQFKDLADKKKEVTDEDLLAVIEEKLQDAPEVYKLESIFVTYGDESVPTAKVRIATLDGDTVEKQAEGNGSVDAIYNAIDQVSGEEVTLSDYSIKSVTHGKDALGEVHVVLTQNQVSVQGRGVSTDILGASARAYVDGLNQLIEKRKTYTNRVNVNL from the coding sequence GTGCGTAAAATCTATGTATTTGACACAACGCTGCGTGATGGAGAGCAATCCCCGGGAGTCAATCTGAACACTCGTGAAAAGGTGGAAATTGCCCATCAGCTCGAGCGGCTTGGCATTGACCGGATGGAAGCTGGTTTCCCGGCGGCATCTCCAGGTGACCTGGCAGCTGTCAATGCAGTCGCAAATGCGGTCAAAAATGTGACCGTAATTGGCTTGTCCCGTTCCAGAGAGCAAGATATTGATGCGGTTAAGGAAGCACTTAAAGGTGCACAGGATCCGTGCATTCACGTTTTCCTGGCAACTTCACCTATTCACCGCCAACATAAATTGCGTATGGACAAAACGCAAGTACTGGATACAGCTCGTTCTGCAATTCGTTATGCGAAGAAAACATTCTCGAAGATCGAATTCTCGCTTGAGGATGCAGGTCGTACCGAGTATGATTTCCTCGTGGAAATGGTGAATATGGCTGTTGAAGAGGGTGCGGCCGTGGTGAATATTCCGGACACAGTAGGCTACCTGAGCCCATATGAATACGGAAACATTTTCAAACATCTCAAGGAGAATGTGTACGGTATTGAAAAGGTACAGCTGAGTGCCCACTGTCATAATGACTTGGGTATGGCGACAGCCAACACACTTGCAGCCATTCTCAACGGAGCCGATCAGATCGAAGGTACGATCAATGGCATTGGTGAACGTGCAGGGAACACGGCGATCGAAGAGATTGCTATGGCGCTGGAGACACGTCAGGAATTTTTCCAGGCAAAAACATCGCTGCAGTTGTCTGAGATTGCACGGACCAGTCGTCTGGTTAGCCGTTTGACAGGTATGGTTGTACCTGGAAACAAAGCCATTGTTGGAGCAAACGCCTTCGCACATGAATCAGGCATTCACCAAGACGGTATGCTGAAGGAAAAAACCACGTACGAGATCATGACTCCAGAGTCCATCGGTTTGAAAGAAAGCAAGCTCGTACTGGGTAAACATTCCGGTCGTCATGCGTTCCGTGAGCGGTTGATTGATCTGGGATATGAGCTGGAAGAAGAAGCGTTGAATCGGGCTTTCGCCCAGTTCAAAGATCTGGCTGATAAGAAGAAAGAAGTGACTGACGAAGATCTGCTCGCAGTAATTGAAGAGAAATTGCAGGATGCACCTGAGGTGTATAAGCTGGAATCGATTTTCGTTACGTACGGAGATGAATCGGTACCAACGGCCAAAGTTCGCATTGCGACGCTTGACGGGGATACGGTTGAGAAGCAAGCAGAGGGTAATGGATCGGTAGATGCAATCTACAATGCGATTGATCAGGTGAGTGGGGAAGAGGTAACGTTGTCTGACTATTCCATCAAATCGGTAACGCACGGTAAGGATGCATTGGGTGAAGTACATGTTGTGCTGACTCAAAATCAGGTTTCGGTACAAGGACGTGGCGTGAGCACGGATATACTGGGTGCAAGTGCACGTGCCTATGTGGACGGTCTGAACCAATTGATTGAGAAACGCAAAACATATACGAACCGTGTAAACGTGAACCTGTAA
- a CDS encoding IS1182 family transposase: MYIQYTMDQLFLPMDLETDIPKNHLVRVVNNAINRLSDSIFNSAYPGGGRHSYHPKMLTKIIIYAYTQRIYSSRQIAKAVRENIMFMWIAGRQQPDFRTINRFRSERMKEVLETVFTHVLELLVQEQYVSLDHYFLDGTKLEANANRYTFVWKKAVVKHQAKLQEKVHTLFQAIEEAENEEDTLHTGTDLPELGEVSALTAEKLEQAVKQLEEKLSEKPKSKTLKKAVRQLCKDFLPRLQKYEHQIQTAGERGSYSKTDPDATFMRMKEDHMRNGQLKPGYNVQIGTENQFVLGYSVHQRPTDTKCLKPHLDHLEEQLGKRVKTVIADAGYGSEENYSYLEEKNIHGIVKYGTYHKEKTRAWKQALGKVDHWSYNETEDTWTCAAGQTLPFRYESQAVTESGYAIRTRHYRSADCSECPLKTKCTTAKGNREITVSLTYMRQKNEMRERLRSEEGYTLSVRRMTEPESVFGQIKNNRGFRRFLLRGLQKVSLEVGWLCLAHNLLKKATLTEKRKKDKAE; encoded by the coding sequence CGATTCCATTTTTAACTCGGCGTATCCTGGCGGGGGTCGCCATAGCTATCATCCCAAAATGCTCACCAAAATCATCATCTACGCCTACACCCAGCGCATCTATTCTTCCCGGCAAATTGCCAAGGCGGTTCGCGAAAATATCATGTTCATGTGGATAGCCGGGCGGCAACAACCGGATTTCCGGACCATTAATCGCTTTCGTTCCGAGCGGATGAAAGAGGTCTTGGAAACTGTGTTTACCCATGTGCTGGAGCTGTTGGTTCAGGAGCAATACGTGTCCTTGGATCACTATTTTTTGGACGGAACCAAGCTTGAAGCGAATGCGAATCGCTACACCTTTGTGTGGAAAAAAGCCGTCGTCAAGCACCAGGCCAAGCTGCAAGAAAAAGTACATACCTTGTTTCAAGCCATCGAAGAAGCGGAAAACGAAGAAGATACCCTCCACACCGGAACCGACCTGCCTGAACTTGGCGAAGTCTCGGCTCTCACTGCGGAAAAACTGGAACAAGCCGTCAAGCAATTGGAGGAAAAGCTAAGCGAAAAACCGAAGAGCAAAACATTAAAAAAAGCGGTGCGACAGTTGTGCAAAGACTTCCTGCCCCGGTTGCAAAAGTATGAGCATCAGATCCAAACTGCTGGTGAGCGGGGCAGTTACAGCAAAACCGATCCAGATGCGACGTTCATGCGAATGAAAGAAGACCACATGCGAAATGGTCAACTAAAGCCTGGATACAATGTACAAATCGGAACGGAAAACCAGTTTGTATTGGGCTACAGTGTACACCAGCGGCCCACGGACACCAAATGTCTGAAACCGCACCTGGATCATCTGGAAGAGCAGCTTGGTAAAAGAGTGAAAACCGTCATTGCCGATGCCGGGTATGGAAGCGAAGAAAATTACAGCTATTTGGAAGAAAAAAACATCCACGGCATCGTCAAATACGGAACATACCATAAAGAGAAAACGAGGGCATGGAAGCAAGCGCTGGGCAAAGTGGACCACTGGAGCTACAACGAAACCGAAGATACATGGACCTGTGCGGCAGGGCAAACGTTACCATTCCGGTATGAAAGTCAGGCGGTCACGGAGAGTGGCTACGCGATTCGAACCCGCCATTATCGAAGTGCAGACTGTAGCGAATGTCCCCTGAAAACCAAATGCACAACAGCGAAAGGCAATCGGGAGATTACCGTCAGTCTTACCTATATGCGTCAAAAAAACGAGATGCGGGAACGGTTACGTAGTGAGGAAGGATATACCCTTTCAGTTCGGCGCATGACGGAGCCTGAGAGTGTGTTTGGACAAATTAAAAATAACCGGGGATTCCGAAGATTCCTGCTTCGCGGCTTGCAAAAAGTGAGCCTGGAGGTTGGGTGGCTTTGCCTTGCCCACAATCTACTCAAAAAAGCCACATTGACAGAAAAACGCAAAAAGGACAAAGCAGAATAA
- the leuB gene encoding 3-isopropylmalate dehydrogenase: protein MADVKKIAVIAGDGIGPEVVAEAEKVLKRTEEVFGYRFETEHALFGGIAIDEKGTPLPEETLTVCKSADAVLLGAVGGPKWDNNSKELRPETGLLGIRKALGLFSNLRPAVVFDCLKDASTLKPEVLEGTDLMVVRELTGGIYFGEKFRRESAQGEEAVDTCAYNVTEVERIVRQAFEIAQGRRKKLASVDKANVLETSRLWREVVNRVAPDYPDVELEHVLVDNCAMQLLRRPASFDVIVTENMFGDILSDEAAMLTGSIGMLASASLGEGSFGLYEPVHGSAPDISGQGLANPIATILSLALMFRTTFGYAEGADAIEAAVSDVLNAGHRTSDIAVDKSTAISTTEMGDLIVAAIQKQA, encoded by the coding sequence ATGGCAGACGTGAAAAAAATTGCAGTTATTGCAGGTGACGGAATCGGTCCTGAAGTCGTAGCTGAGGCTGAGAAAGTTCTTAAACGTACAGAGGAAGTATTCGGTTATCGTTTTGAGACAGAGCATGCTTTGTTTGGTGGAATCGCGATTGATGAGAAGGGTACACCTCTTCCAGAAGAAACACTGACGGTATGTAAAAGTGCAGATGCGGTCCTGCTTGGAGCGGTTGGCGGTCCGAAATGGGATAACAACAGCAAGGAACTTCGTCCGGAAACAGGCTTGCTGGGTATTCGTAAAGCGCTCGGATTGTTCTCCAACTTGCGTCCGGCTGTCGTATTTGATTGCCTGAAGGATGCTTCAACTCTGAAGCCTGAAGTACTGGAAGGTACGGATCTGATGGTGGTACGTGAGTTGACTGGTGGGATCTACTTCGGTGAGAAGTTCAGACGTGAAAGTGCACAGGGCGAAGAGGCAGTAGATACTTGTGCATATAATGTAACGGAAGTGGAGCGGATCGTTCGTCAGGCATTCGAAATTGCGCAAGGACGTCGCAAAAAGCTGGCTTCGGTAGACAAAGCCAACGTATTGGAAACTTCCCGTCTCTGGCGCGAAGTCGTGAACCGGGTAGCACCGGATTATCCGGATGTTGAACTGGAGCATGTACTTGTGGACAACTGCGCGATGCAATTGTTGCGTCGTCCAGCCAGCTTCGATGTTATCGTTACTGAAAATATGTTCGGAGATATCCTGAGTGATGAAGCAGCGATGCTGACGGGTTCCATCGGCATGCTAGCATCTGCATCACTGGGAGAGGGTAGCTTTGGACTCTATGAGCCGGTACACGGTTCTGCACCGGATATCTCAGGTCAAGGCCTTGCTAACCCGATTGCAACCATTCTCTCTTTGGCGCTGATGTTCCGCACAACCTTTGGTTATGCAGAAGGCGCGGATGCTATCGAAGCAGCTGTATCTGATGTACTGAACGCGGGACACCGCACGAGTGATATTGCTGTAGACAAGAGCACAGCGATCAGTACAACTGAAATGGGCGATTTGATCGTCGCGGCTATTCAGAAACAGGCGTAA